Within Thermus sp. CCB_US3_UF1, the genomic segment TGGAACTCCTCCCCGACGGCCGCACCCTCACCCTGCGCCACGTCCTCCCCGGGGACTTCTTCGGGGAGGAGGCCCTGGAGGGGCGGCGCTACCGCTACGCCGCCGAGGCCATGACCGAGGTGGTGGTGCGGGGGTTTGAGCCCAAGGCCATGACCCATGAGGAGCTGCACCAGGTGGCCAGGAACCTGGCCCGGCAGATGCGCCGGGTGCAGGCCTACGAGACCCACCTGCAGACGGGGGAACTCCGGGCCCGCATCGCCCGCTACCTCCTCTTCCTGGCGGACACCCCGGCTTCCTTCCGCGACGCCAAGGGCCTTTACGTGACCGCCTCCCACGAGGAGATCGCCGACGCCACCGCCTCCACCCGGGAGTCGGTCTCCAAGCTCCTTTCCGACCTGCGCCGGGAGGGCCTTATCGCCACCGCCTACCGCAAGGTCTACCTCCTGGACCTGAAGGCGTTGGAGCGGGAGGCGGAAGGGGTCTTGGAAGCCGCCTAGCATGCGGGTCTTGGTGGTGGGGGGAACAGGGTTTGTGGGGCGGCACCTGGTCCGCCGCCTCCTCCAGGGGGGGCATACCCCCCTGGTCCTGGCCCGCTCCCCCAGGGACCTTCCCCCCGGGGCGGTCTTCCTTCCCGGGGACATCACCCGGGAAGCCCCGGACCTAAGGGGGGTGGAGGCCGCCATCTACCTGGCGGGGATCATCCGGGAACGGGGGCAGACCTTCCAACAGGTCCACGTGGAGGGGGTGAGGAACCTTCTCATGGGGATGCGCCGGGCAGGGGTGGACCGCCTCCTGCACATGTCCGCCCTGGGGGCCCGGCGGGGGACGGGAAGCCGCTACTACGAGACCAAGGCCCAAGGGGAGGAGCTGGTGCGGGAAAGCGGGGTTTCCTGGACCATTTTCCGCCCGAGCCTCATTTTTGGCCCTGGGGACGAGTTCTTTGGCGGGGTCCTTCGGGGCCTGGTCTGCCAGCCCTTGCCCTTTGTTCCCCTCATTGGGGATGGCTCCTTCCCCTTCCGGCCCGTGTACGTGGGGGACGTGGCCGAGGCCTTCGCTGGGGCCCTGGAACGCGGGGTGATGGGGACCTGGGACCTGGTGGGGCCCAGGGAGTACACCTTCCGCGAGCTCCTGGAGCGCACCATGGAGGTCCTGGGCCGGAGGAAGCCCTTTCTCCCCATCCCCTTGGGCCTCATGGACCGCCTGGTCCCCCTCCTCGGCCTCCTACCCTTCGCCCCCATCACCCAGGACCAGTACCGGATGCTCAAGGAGGGGAACACCGCCCCTTTCCCCGAAGGGCTAAGGGACCTCCTCCCGAGCCCCAAGGCCCTGGAGGAGGTCCTGCCCAGCTACCTCAGGTGCTAGGGACCTCTTGGGCCTGGGGCCGGGCCTCGTTCTCCAGGCGGCAGACGGGGCGTAGGCGCAGGCCCAAGGCGGTGCCCAGGAGGGCGAAGACCCCCCAGAGGGGCCCGTGGAGGCTAAAGGAGGCCGTGCCCCCCAGGTAGGCCCCGATGTTGCACCCCCCGGCCAGCCTGGCCCCGTATCCCATGAGCACCCCGCCCAGGAAGACCCCCAGGTGGGTGGTCCAGGGGATCTGCCTTAGGTCCTTGAAGCGCAAGGCCCCTCCCAGGGCGGCCCCCAGGAAGGCTCCCAGGAAGAGGCCGAAGTTGGTGACGCTGGTGGCGTCCTTAAGTACACTCTCCTGGAGTTTTTCCGCAAAGGGCGGGTTGTGGAAAAGGGCCCAGTCCAGCACGGGAACCCCCAGGGCCTCGGCCAGCTTCCCTCCCCAGAGGGCGAAGGCCGCCGTTACCCCCCAGGGCCGGCCCAGGAGGAGGAGGATGAGGAGGCTGCCCAGGGCCAGGACCACCGCGCCCCCCGCCAGGCTCCAGGGGCCGAAGAGGGGGTGGGTGGCCTCTCTGCGCAGGAGGGGTTCCACCTGGCCCCGGCGCTTTCTTTCCACCCAGGAGACGCCCAGGTAGAGGGCGGCCAAGAGGGCAAGCCAGAGGAGGAGGCCCAGGGTGGGGGAGGGGAACC encodes:
- a CDS encoding complex I NDUFA9 subunit family protein; translation: MRVLVVGGTGFVGRHLVRRLLQGGHTPLVLARSPRDLPPGAVFLPGDITREAPDLRGVEAAIYLAGIIRERGQTFQQVHVEGVRNLLMGMRRAGVDRLLHMSALGARRGTGSRYYETKAQGEELVRESGVSWTIFRPSLIFGPGDEFFGGVLRGLVCQPLPFVPLIGDGSFPFRPVYVGDVAEAFAGALERGVMGTWDLVGPREYTFRELLERTMEVLGRRKPFLPIPLGLMDRLVPLLGLLPFAPITQDQYRMLKEGNTAPFPEGLRDLLPSPKALEEVLPSYLRC
- a CDS encoding YeeE/YedE family protein, which produces MERTARPQPLPLLAFFLLGGGLSLAVYQASGPRLVFAFWVAVLLGMALFHAKFGFASGFRRFLLTGESRLMRAHFLLFALASLLFFPFLAQGEAFGTPIQGFVVPLGVALAVGAFLFGIGMQLGDGCASGTLYHTGSGDTRGVLVLLGFMVGSLLGVYHLPFWQALPAWAPGSALTWFPSPTLGLLLWLALLAALYLGVSWVERKRRGQVEPLLRREATHPLFGPWSLAGGAVVLALGSLLILLLLGRPWGVTAAFALWGGKLAEALGVPVLDWALFHNPPFAEKLQESVLKDATSVTNFGLFLGAFLGAALGGALRFKDLRQIPWTTHLGVFLGGVLMGYGARLAGGCNIGAYLGGTASFSLHGPLWGVFALLGTALGLRLRPVCRLENEARPQAQEVPST
- a CDS encoding helix-turn-helix domain-containing protein, which encodes MKRIARKEVVYLAGDRADTLYRLESGLVRIVELLPDGRTLTLRHVLPGDFFGEEALEGRRYRYAAEAMTEVVVRGFEPKAMTHEELHQVARNLARQMRRVQAYETHLQTGELRARIARYLLFLADTPASFRDAKGLYVTASHEEIADATASTRESVSKLLSDLRREGLIATAYRKVYLLDLKALEREAEGVLEAA